One Schistocerca piceifrons isolate TAMUIC-IGC-003096 chromosome 11, iqSchPice1.1, whole genome shotgun sequence genomic window carries:
- the LOC124720161 gene encoding zinc finger protein 729-like isoform X4 gives MEKSTHGFSTNTEDLTIGKECSVATQYDCSTREKELHVYSCNFCQQSFSSKYRLIMHVFTHIGGTQPPSYVCKWCGEVFHSNVGLKMHVRMSENCRVLTADSHEKYGHSDEHQTTTSLDSKAEVSVTEHNDQSSCKETWKDSKKPSNDVCNTHMTNDREKTSYYGTLSIAVNVSAQADLLTANRTHRCGICGKLFARSGDFNRHVSIHTGKRHHKCDICEKWFAQSRYLKAHTLIHTRKKPYMCEICGKSFTKLGNLKQHSLIHTGNKPHKCDHQTTTSLDSEAEVSVTEHNDQSSCKETWKDSKNPSNDICNTHMTNDREKTSYYGTLSIAVNVSAQADLLTANRTHRCGICGKLFARYGDFNRHVSIHTGKRLHKCDICEKWFAQSRYLKAHTLIHTRKKPYMCEICGKSFTKLGNLKQHSLIHTGNKPHKCEICGKSFTKLDNLKQHSLIHTGKKPYKCEICGKSFTRLGDLNQHALIHTGKKPHKCEICGKSFAASGSLKKHSLIHAGKKPHKCEIRGESFATSGDLKTQAFQHTGSGPHKCGICDKSFTYLNTLKTHALLHVRKKM, from the coding sequence ATGGAGAAGTCAACACATGGGTTCAGTACCAATACAGAAGATCTGACTATTGGTAAGGAATGCTCAGTTGCCACCCAATATGACTGTAGTACGAGGGAAAAGGAATTACATGTATATAGCTGTAATTTCTGCCAACAGAGCTTTTCTTCAAAATACAGGCTCATAATGCATGTGTTTACGCACATTGGTGGAACGCAACCACCTTcgtatgtttgtaagtggtgtggtGAGGTATTTCACAGTAATGTTGGCTTGAAAATGCATGTGAGAATGAGTGAGAATTGTCGAGTTTTAACTGCAGACAGTCATGAAAAATATGGACATAGTGATGAGCATCAAACCACTACCTCGTTGGATAGCAAGGCAGAAGTTTCTGTCACAGAACACAATGACCAGTCTTCATGTAAGGAAActtggaaagattcaaagaagcccTCTAATGACGTATGTAACACACATATGACAAATGATAGAGAGAAAACAAGTTATTATGGAACTTTGTCTATAGCTGTTAATGTCAGTGCCCAGGCTGATCTACTTACTGCAAACAGAACTCACAGATGTGGTATTTGTGGCAAATTGTTTGCTAGGTCTGGTGATTTCAACAGACATGTTTCCATTCATACTGGGAAAAGACATCACAAATGTGATATTTGTGAGAAATGGTTTGCCCAGTCACGTTATCTAAAGGCTCACACATTAATTCACACTAGGAAGAAACCTTACATGtgcgagatttgtgggaaatcttttactaAGTTAGGTAATCTCAAGCAACAttcattaattcacactggaaataaacctcacaaatgtgaccATCAAACCACTACCTCGTTGGATAGCGAGGCAGAAGTTTCTGTCACAGAACACAATGACCAGTCTTCATGTAAGGAAACTTGGAAAGATTCAAAGAACCCCTCTAATGACATATGTAACACACATATGACAAATGATAGAGAGAAAACAAGTTATTATGGAACTTTGTCTATAGCTGTTAATGTCAGTGCCCAGGCTGATCTACTTACTGCAAACAGAACTCACAGATGTGGTATTTGTGGCAAATTGTTTGCTAGGTATGGTGATTTCAACAGACATGTTTCCATTCATACTGGGAAAAGACTTCACAAATGTGATATTTGTGAGAAATGGTTTGCCCAGTCACGTTATCTAAAGGCTCACACATTAATTCACACTAGGAAGAAACCTTACATGtgcgagatttgtgggaaatcttttactaAGTTAGGTAATCTCAAGCAACAttcattaattcacactggaaataaacctcacaaatgtgaaatttgtgggaaatcttttactaAGTTAGATAATCTCAAGCAACActcattaattcacactggaaagaaaccttacaaatgtgagatttgtgggaaatccttTACTAGGTTAGGTGATCTCAACCAACAcgcattaattcacactggaaagaaacctcacaaatgtgagatttgtgggaaatcttttgctgCGTCAGGCTCTCTCAAGAAACATTCATTAATTCAcgctggaaagaaacctcacaaatgtgagatccGTGGGGAATCTTTTGCTACATCAGGTGATCTCAAGACACAGGCATTTCAACACACTGGAAGTGGACCTCACAAATGTGGTATCTGTGACAAAAGTTTCACTTACTTGAATACTCTCAAGACACATGCATTACTTCATGttagaaagaaaatgtaa
- the LOC124720161 gene encoding zinc finger protein 492-like isoform X2, whose amino-acid sequence MNVKEELEESVNKEFLEDPLKAGDPSVCIKQDPELKHHAAGSEHNVETSIRCASDSARFTQTTGGRCSISCEDHRLDQDELVIDMEKSTHGFSTNTEDLTIGKECSVATQYDCSTREKELHVYSCNFCQQSFSSKYRLIMHVFTHIGGTQPPSYVCKWCGEVFHSNVGLKMHVRMSENCRVLTADSHEKYGHSDEHQTTTSLDSKAEVSVTEHNDQSSCKETWKDSKKPSNDVCNTHMTNDREKTSYYGTLSIAVNVSAQADLLTANRTHRCGICGKLFARSGDFNRHVSIHTGKRHHKCDICEKWFAQSRYLKAHTLIHTRKKPYMCEICGKSFTKLGNLKQHSLIHTGNKPHKCDHQTTTSLDSEAEVSVTEHNDQSSCKETWKDSKNPSNDICNTHMTNDREKTSYYGTLSIAVNVSAQADLLTANRTHRCGICGKLFARYGDFNRHVSIHTGKRLHKCDICEKWFAQSRYLKAHTLIHTRKKPYMCEICGKSFTKLGNLKQHSLIHTGNKPHKCEICGKSFTKLDNLKQHSLIHTGKKPYKCEICGKSFTRLGDLNQHALIHTGKKPHKCEICGKSFAASGSLKKHSLIHAGKKPHKCEIRGESFATSGDLKTQAFQHTGSGPHKCGICDKSFTYLNTLKTHALLHVRKKM is encoded by the coding sequence ATTTACTCAGACTACTGGTGGGAGATGCAGCATATCATGTGAAGACCATAGACTGGACCAGGATGAGTTGGTGATAGACATGGAGAAGTCAACACATGGGTTCAGTACCAATACAGAAGATCTGACTATTGGTAAGGAATGCTCAGTTGCCACCCAATATGACTGTAGTACGAGGGAAAAGGAATTACATGTATATAGCTGTAATTTCTGCCAACAGAGCTTTTCTTCAAAATACAGGCTCATAATGCATGTGTTTACGCACATTGGTGGAACGCAACCACCTTcgtatgtttgtaagtggtgtggtGAGGTATTTCACAGTAATGTTGGCTTGAAAATGCATGTGAGAATGAGTGAGAATTGTCGAGTTTTAACTGCAGACAGTCATGAAAAATATGGACATAGTGATGAGCATCAAACCACTACCTCGTTGGATAGCAAGGCAGAAGTTTCTGTCACAGAACACAATGACCAGTCTTCATGTAAGGAAActtggaaagattcaaagaagcccTCTAATGACGTATGTAACACACATATGACAAATGATAGAGAGAAAACAAGTTATTATGGAACTTTGTCTATAGCTGTTAATGTCAGTGCCCAGGCTGATCTACTTACTGCAAACAGAACTCACAGATGTGGTATTTGTGGCAAATTGTTTGCTAGGTCTGGTGATTTCAACAGACATGTTTCCATTCATACTGGGAAAAGACATCACAAATGTGATATTTGTGAGAAATGGTTTGCCCAGTCACGTTATCTAAAGGCTCACACATTAATTCACACTAGGAAGAAACCTTACATGtgcgagatttgtgggaaatcttttactaAGTTAGGTAATCTCAAGCAACAttcattaattcacactggaaataaacctcacaaatgtgaccATCAAACCACTACCTCGTTGGATAGCGAGGCAGAAGTTTCTGTCACAGAACACAATGACCAGTCTTCATGTAAGGAAACTTGGAAAGATTCAAAGAACCCCTCTAATGACATATGTAACACACATATGACAAATGATAGAGAGAAAACAAGTTATTATGGAACTTTGTCTATAGCTGTTAATGTCAGTGCCCAGGCTGATCTACTTACTGCAAACAGAACTCACAGATGTGGTATTTGTGGCAAATTGTTTGCTAGGTATGGTGATTTCAACAGACATGTTTCCATTCATACTGGGAAAAGACTTCACAAATGTGATATTTGTGAGAAATGGTTTGCCCAGTCACGTTATCTAAAGGCTCACACATTAATTCACACTAGGAAGAAACCTTACATGtgcgagatttgtgggaaatcttttactaAGTTAGGTAATCTCAAGCAACAttcattaattcacactggaaataaacctcacaaatgtgaaatttgtgggaaatcttttactaAGTTAGATAATCTCAAGCAACActcattaattcacactggaaagaaaccttacaaatgtgagatttgtgggaaatccttTACTAGGTTAGGTGATCTCAACCAACAcgcattaattcacactggaaagaaacctcacaaatgtgagatttgtgggaaatcttttgctgCGTCAGGCTCTCTCAAGAAACATTCATTAATTCAcgctggaaagaaacctcacaaatgtgagatccGTGGGGAATCTTTTGCTACATCAGGTGATCTCAAGACACAGGCATTTCAACACACTGGAAGTGGACCTCACAAATGTGGTATCTGTGACAAAAGTTTCACTTACTTGAATACTCTCAAGACACATGCATTACTTCATGttagaaagaaaatgtaa
- the LOC124720161 gene encoding zinc finger protein 492-like isoform X3, with amino-acid sequence MGQGHLPLSIYPVKTTSCLLVKQHLKVETSIRCASDSARFTQTTGGRCSISCEDHRLDQDELVIDMEKSTHGFSTNTEDLTIGKECSVATQYDCSTREKELHVYSCNFCQQSFSSKYRLIMHVFTHIGGTQPPSYVCKWCGEVFHSNVGLKMHVRMSENCRVLTADSHEKYGHSDEHQTTTSLDSKAEVSVTEHNDQSSCKETWKDSKKPSNDVCNTHMTNDREKTSYYGTLSIAVNVSAQADLLTANRTHRCGICGKLFARSGDFNRHVSIHTGKRHHKCDICEKWFAQSRYLKAHTLIHTRKKPYMCEICGKSFTKLGNLKQHSLIHTGNKPHKCDHQTTTSLDSEAEVSVTEHNDQSSCKETWKDSKNPSNDICNTHMTNDREKTSYYGTLSIAVNVSAQADLLTANRTHRCGICGKLFARYGDFNRHVSIHTGKRLHKCDICEKWFAQSRYLKAHTLIHTRKKPYMCEICGKSFTKLGNLKQHSLIHTGNKPHKCEICGKSFTKLDNLKQHSLIHTGKKPYKCEICGKSFTRLGDLNQHALIHTGKKPHKCEICGKSFAASGSLKKHSLIHAGKKPHKCEIRGESFATSGDLKTQAFQHTGSGPHKCGICDKSFTYLNTLKTHALLHVRKKM; translated from the coding sequence ATTTACTCAGACTACTGGTGGGAGATGCAGCATATCATGTGAAGACCATAGACTGGACCAGGATGAGTTGGTGATAGACATGGAGAAGTCAACACATGGGTTCAGTACCAATACAGAAGATCTGACTATTGGTAAGGAATGCTCAGTTGCCACCCAATATGACTGTAGTACGAGGGAAAAGGAATTACATGTATATAGCTGTAATTTCTGCCAACAGAGCTTTTCTTCAAAATACAGGCTCATAATGCATGTGTTTACGCACATTGGTGGAACGCAACCACCTTcgtatgtttgtaagtggtgtggtGAGGTATTTCACAGTAATGTTGGCTTGAAAATGCATGTGAGAATGAGTGAGAATTGTCGAGTTTTAACTGCAGACAGTCATGAAAAATATGGACATAGTGATGAGCATCAAACCACTACCTCGTTGGATAGCAAGGCAGAAGTTTCTGTCACAGAACACAATGACCAGTCTTCATGTAAGGAAActtggaaagattcaaagaagcccTCTAATGACGTATGTAACACACATATGACAAATGATAGAGAGAAAACAAGTTATTATGGAACTTTGTCTATAGCTGTTAATGTCAGTGCCCAGGCTGATCTACTTACTGCAAACAGAACTCACAGATGTGGTATTTGTGGCAAATTGTTTGCTAGGTCTGGTGATTTCAACAGACATGTTTCCATTCATACTGGGAAAAGACATCACAAATGTGATATTTGTGAGAAATGGTTTGCCCAGTCACGTTATCTAAAGGCTCACACATTAATTCACACTAGGAAGAAACCTTACATGtgcgagatttgtgggaaatcttttactaAGTTAGGTAATCTCAAGCAACAttcattaattcacactggaaataaacctcacaaatgtgaccATCAAACCACTACCTCGTTGGATAGCGAGGCAGAAGTTTCTGTCACAGAACACAATGACCAGTCTTCATGTAAGGAAACTTGGAAAGATTCAAAGAACCCCTCTAATGACATATGTAACACACATATGACAAATGATAGAGAGAAAACAAGTTATTATGGAACTTTGTCTATAGCTGTTAATGTCAGTGCCCAGGCTGATCTACTTACTGCAAACAGAACTCACAGATGTGGTATTTGTGGCAAATTGTTTGCTAGGTATGGTGATTTCAACAGACATGTTTCCATTCATACTGGGAAAAGACTTCACAAATGTGATATTTGTGAGAAATGGTTTGCCCAGTCACGTTATCTAAAGGCTCACACATTAATTCACACTAGGAAGAAACCTTACATGtgcgagatttgtgggaaatcttttactaAGTTAGGTAATCTCAAGCAACAttcattaattcacactggaaataaacctcacaaatgtgaaatttgtgggaaatcttttactaAGTTAGATAATCTCAAGCAACActcattaattcacactggaaagaaaccttacaaatgtgagatttgtgggaaatccttTACTAGGTTAGGTGATCTCAACCAACAcgcattaattcacactggaaagaaacctcacaaatgtgagatttgtgggaaatcttttgctgCGTCAGGCTCTCTCAAGAAACATTCATTAATTCAcgctggaaagaaacctcacaaatgtgagatccGTGGGGAATCTTTTGCTACATCAGGTGATCTCAAGACACAGGCATTTCAACACACTGGAAGTGGACCTCACAAATGTGGTATCTGTGACAAAAGTTTCACTTACTTGAATACTCTCAAGACACATGCATTACTTCATGttagaaagaaaatgtaa